A single region of the Synergistaceae bacterium genome encodes:
- a CDS encoding AAA family ATPase yields the protein MIESLKISNIGGIKSASLAFTPGLNVITGESGAGKSSVVRALELLTGSRGGVKFIRAGETLGQVKAKFTDTTITREILDTGRSRAKVQGASTGLNECAKIASSLVRIQSQFAQIELLEPDRQLAMLDSFLPEKIFDDFHEIFDRAKESSNELRTLKKKRAEIERKYSNAREIFDLVKIAKPEQGLEKRLENLLSDITHRISETERAQNSLDSLTGGLSEHGLIEQVKSCFENLYSFMSDDDESNIKESINNLFESVKNIELDNGGNDLTLRDKTESRLGALRKLKRLCNIPDENELLNYCDEIYTSLEWLEKSYNELENLSARSLDDKKKANALAMEIRHSRQETAKILTQRVNNVLSELGMNTIKFNINLNGLQKLRRDGADEAEFILQEGSRVGRVEKIASGGELSRLLLALQLSLPDEWLPPTIVFDEVEAGLGGRAAVLSGLQLKNLSRKCQVILVTHEASIAALGDSHILIQRINGETSMKNIKDFERVREIARMLSGSPDLIEAQEHAKILLSESL from the coding sequence ATGATTGAATCTCTCAAAATTTCCAACATCGGCGGAATAAAATCGGCTTCACTTGCATTCACACCCGGACTCAACGTCATTACAGGCGAAAGCGGCGCAGGAAAATCAAGCGTTGTGCGTGCACTTGAGTTATTAACCGGCAGCAGGGGAGGAGTAAAATTTATTCGTGCAGGAGAGACTCTCGGCCAAGTCAAAGCAAAATTTACGGATACAACTATAACGCGTGAAATCTTAGATACAGGACGCAGCCGAGCAAAAGTTCAGGGAGCATCAACAGGCCTTAACGAATGCGCAAAAATAGCAAGCTCACTTGTAAGAATCCAGAGTCAATTTGCCCAGATTGAATTATTAGAACCTGACAGACAGTTAGCGATGTTAGACTCGTTTTTGCCGGAAAAAATTTTTGATGACTTTCACGAAATCTTTGACCGCGCAAAAGAAAGCTCCAACGAATTACGCACACTCAAGAAAAAACGCGCTGAAATCGAACGCAAATATTCTAATGCACGAGAAATTTTTGATCTCGTCAAAATCGCAAAACCTGAGCAGGGACTCGAAAAACGGCTCGAAAATTTATTATCTGACATAACACACAGAATCTCAGAGACTGAACGCGCACAAAACAGCCTTGACTCATTAACCGGCGGACTATCTGAACACGGCTTAATCGAACAAGTTAAAAGCTGCTTCGAGAATCTTTATTCATTCATGAGCGATGACGACGAGTCAAACATAAAAGAGTCAATAAATAATTTGTTCGAGTCCGTGAAAAATATCGAACTTGACAACGGCGGCAATGATTTAACCCTGCGCGATAAAACAGAGTCAAGGCTCGGAGCTTTGCGAAAACTTAAGCGGCTTTGCAACATTCCCGACGAGAACGAACTATTAAATTACTGCGACGAAATTTATACGAGTCTCGAATGGCTGGAAAAAAGTTATAACGAGCTAGAAAATTTATCAGCACGCTCACTCGATGACAAGAAGAAAGCAAACGCCCTCGCTATGGAAATCAGGCACTCAAGGCAGGAGACCGCAAAAATTTTGACTCAGCGCGTAAATAATGTTTTGTCAGAACTCGGAATGAACACGATAAAATTTAATATAAATCTCAACGGTTTGCAGAAATTAAGGCGCGACGGAGCAGACGAAGCAGAATTTATTTTGCAGGAAGGATCAAGAGTCGGACGTGTCGAAAAAATTGCGTCAGGCGGTGAATTGAGTCGGTTATTATTGGCGTTACAGCTTTCATTGCCTGATGAGTGGCTGCCCCCTACTATAGTTTTTGACGAAGTAGAAGCGGGACTCGGAGGTCGTGCGGCGGTGTTGTCGGGTTTGCAGCTAAAAAATTTATCGCGAAAATGTCAAGTGATTCTAGTAACTCATGAAGCGTCTATTGCTGCACTTGGGGACTCTCATATTTTAATACAGCGAATCAACGGCGAAACGTCCATGAAGAATATAAAAGATTTTGAACGCGTGAGAGAAATTGCAAGAATGTTATCAGGTTCTCCGGACTTAATCGAGGCACAGGAACACGCAAAAATTTTACTTAGTGAGAGTCTGTAA
- the larC gene encoding nickel pincer cofactor biosynthesis protein LarC: MKTLYLDCFAGIAGDMFIGALLNLVPTHKILIDGIKNLSGLDPDEYELIIENATKNGIAGINFDVKLNHHHHEHEHEHHHGRHLADIEAMITASSLPERVKRESLRAFSLLANAEANVHGTTPDKIHFHEVGAVDSIIDIVGSFILVDSLGWPRVICSNINVGSGTVKCAHGILPVPAPATEYLLRGLPVYSNGSPMERTTPTGALLVRILADGFGNVPPGKITASGYGIGNNDSPDMPNILRALLIDSEIKSDNNDGLIHEKLSLLECNIDDMNPQDYEIVQEKLFAAQALDVWTENIYMKKLRPAVKFCCLSEPDNASKLANIILTHTTSQGVRISEFDRLRLNWKIEEFNTSLGKIRVKITSLNGEIMRKIPEYEDLKTLAIESGRSMFEIRKIIQSEI, from the coding sequence GTGAAAACTTTATATCTTGACTGTTTTGCTGGCATTGCAGGAGATATGTTTATCGGGGCATTATTGAATCTTGTCCCGACTCATAAAATTTTAATCGACGGAATAAAAAATTTGTCAGGACTCGACCCCGACGAATACGAGTTAATAATCGAGAATGCGACTAAAAACGGAATCGCAGGGATAAATTTTGACGTGAAATTAAATCATCATCATCACGAGCATGAACACGAACACCATCACGGCAGGCACTTAGCAGACATTGAAGCAATGATTACAGCTAGCAGTTTACCCGAACGAGTCAAACGCGAGTCTTTGCGGGCATTCTCACTCTTAGCAAACGCAGAAGCAAACGTTCACGGCACTACACCCGATAAAATTCATTTTCACGAGGTCGGAGCAGTTGATTCAATAATTGATATTGTAGGCTCATTTATATTAGTTGACTCTCTCGGCTGGCCGCGTGTTATCTGCTCAAATATAAATGTAGGCTCAGGGACTGTAAAGTGTGCTCATGGGATTTTGCCTGTTCCTGCTCCTGCGACTGAATATTTATTGCGCGGACTGCCGGTTTATTCTAATGGGTCGCCTATGGAACGCACTACACCGACGGGAGCATTGTTAGTGAGGATTCTTGCTGACGGTTTCGGGAATGTTCCGCCCGGAAAAATTACAGCGTCAGGTTATGGAATCGGAAATAATGACTCGCCCGATATGCCCAATATTTTGCGCGCTTTGTTAATAGACTCTGAAATCAAGAGTGATAATAACGATGGCTTAATTCACGAGAAATTATCTTTGCTTGAATGCAATATCGACGACATGAACCCGCAGGATTATGAAATTGTGCAGGAAAAATTATTTGCTGCTCAAGCCTTAGACGTATGGACAGAAAATATTTACATGAAAAAATTGCGTCCTGCTGTAAAATTTTGCTGCTTGAGTGAACCCGATAACGCCTCAAAACTTGCAAATATAATTTTGACTCACACGACTTCACAAGGAGTCAGAATTTCCGAATTTGACAGACTGCGCTTAAACTGGAAAATTGAAGAGTTTAATACTTCGCTTGGGAAAATTAGAGTCAAGATTACGAGCTTAAACGGTGAAATTATGCGCAAGATTCCTGAATATGAAGACTTAAAGACTCTTGCGATTGAGTCAGGGCGGTCAATGTTTGAGATTCGCAAAATTATTCAGAGTGAGATTTAA
- a CDS encoding 2-phosphosulfolactate phosphatase produces the protein MYEADLVFACGENNYLPVVDVWIVIDVLRATTVMTRWFELGGTELYPVKSPDEARKLVQDLRERGSSPLLMGEVNGIPPEGFDAGNSPLELNYNLIQEHYCGVMSTTNGTVALLEAASSGSPVIAASLRNFAACLDHALTFGNNIGLLCSGRKNRPSWEDTLCAGAILDELQSRGEILMSDSAKMALLLWQNRGDNLENFVMKSTHAQYLEKIGYRDDITFCCECNVSTVVPMLTSDKQIHTILRSVSGSARPYVNIRNPEKLTQIPKKSSPKKSADPFEELLSYTKKPSHYFFIGRKEK, from the coding sequence ATGTATGAGGCTGATTTAGTATTTGCCTGCGGAGAAAATAATTATCTGCCCGTTGTTGATGTCTGGATTGTAATAGATGTCCTGCGGGCTACAACAGTTATGACTCGCTGGTTTGAGTTGGGCGGCACAGAATTATATCCCGTAAAGAGTCCTGATGAGGCGCGAAAATTAGTGCAGGATCTGCGCGAAAGAGGTTCTTCACCGTTGTTAATGGGCGAAGTAAACGGAATCCCCCCAGAAGGTTTTGACGCAGGAAATTCACCGCTGGAATTAAATTATAATCTCATTCAGGAGCATTACTGCGGAGTCATGTCAACAACTAACGGCACTGTTGCATTATTGGAGGCTGCCTCGTCGGGGAGTCCTGTTATTGCTGCGAGCTTACGAAATTTTGCGGCCTGTCTCGATCATGCTTTGACGTTCGGAAATAATATCGGGCTGCTTTGTTCAGGTCGTAAAAACCGGCCTTCATGGGAAGACACTTTGTGTGCGGGGGCAATCCTTGACGAGCTTCAATCGCGCGGCGAAATATTAATGTCTGACAGTGCAAAAATGGCGTTATTATTATGGCAGAACCGCGGAGATAATCTCGAAAATTTTGTAATGAAATCGACTCATGCTCAATATCTCGAAAAAATCGGCTATCGTGATGACATAACTTTTTGCTGTGAGTGCAACGTCTCTACAGTTGTCCCGATGTTGACGAGTGATAAGCAGATTCACACAATTTTGCGCAGTGTCTCAGGAAGTGCGCGCCCTTACGTTAATATAAGGAATCCCGAAAAATTAACCCAGATCCCGAAAAAATCAAGCCCGAAAAAATCTGCTGACCCGTTCGAGGAGCTTTTATCGTACACAAAGAAGCCTTCACACTATTTTTTTATTGGACGAAAGGAGAAATAA